One stretch of Miscanthus floridulus cultivar M001 chromosome 18, ASM1932011v1, whole genome shotgun sequence DNA includes these proteins:
- the LOC136520297 gene encoding 20 kDa chaperonin, chloroplastic-like — translation MSSVQLSGAGVAAVAFTNKGLVSQPAALRVCSPRRSVRSLVVKAATVVTPKYTSLKPLGDRVLVKLGAAEEKTVGGILLPSTAQTKPQGGEVVAVGEGRTIGDKKVAVDIKTGAQVVYSKYAGTEVEFNDSKHLILKEDDIIGVLETDDVKYMKPLNDRVLIKVAEAEDKTPGGLILTETTKEKPSIGTVVAVGPGPLDEEGKRQPLLVPAGSTVLYSKYAGSEFKGADGTGYIVLRASDVMAVLS, via the exons ATGTCGTCGGTGCAGCTCTCTGGTGCTGGAGTCGCGGCTGTGGCCTTCACGAACAAGGGCCTAGTCTCTCAGCCTGCAGCGCTCCGGGTCTGCTCGCCGAGGCGCTCGGTCCGTAGCCTGGTCGTGAAGGCTGCCACCGTCGTCACCCCAAAG TACACTTCACTGAAGCCTCTGGGAGATAGGGTGCTTGTGAAGCTCGGTGCTGCCGAGGAGAAGACAGTTGGTGGCATCTTGCTTCCATCTACCGCGCAGACTAAACCGCAAGGAGGTGAGGTTGTTGCTGTTGGAGAGGGAAGGACCATTGGGGACAAGAAAGTAGCGGTTGATATAAAG ACTGGAGCACAAGTAGTATACTCAAAGTATGCTGGGACTGAGGTCGAATTCAATGACTCAAAGCATCTTATTCTCAAAGAAGACGATATCATTGGTGTTCTTGAGACAGATGATGTGAAGTATATGAAGCCTCTCAATGACCGTGTTCTCATCAAG GTTGCAGAAGCTGAAGACAAAACTCCTGGGGGTCTTATCCTCACTGAAACAACTAAAGAGAAGCCATCCATCGGAACG GTTGTAGCTGTTGGACCGGGTCCTCTGGACGAGGAAGGCAAGAGGCAGCCACTGTTAGTGCCGGCGGGCAGCACGGTACTGTACTCCAAGTATGCAGGGAGCGAGTTCAAGGGCGCTGATGGCACGGGCTACATCGTGTTGAGAGCATCGGATGTGATGGCTGTCCTGTCTTGA